GTTATTCCCAGTTCTGTGCAGAGGGATAAAAGTGATTGAATATTGAGAAAGACAAACTGTAATAGTCTGGAAGACAAtggagagtgagagagagacaTGACTAGCCTAGAATTCATTACATGAGCAAAACTGAGGTAGAAAAGCTGGTCATTTGAAAGTCCAATCTTAGGTAAATCCTTCTCTTCTTTGTGCTTTTTCAGCCAATTCTTATAGGCCTgtggagagagaaaattaataataataaatcccCCTTCAGATAGTGTCCCAAAACCATGTCTTCCGTCAATGAAATACATCAATCTAATATATATTTAACAAATTAGCAAGTTTATATCTTGCTCTCCTCACTCTGAGGCTCCCTGCTGCTGGCCATGCCCCTAATACCTCTAAGATGGGAGAATAACAACATAACTCCTTTGCTTCCCATTTCAGACACTACCACACACACATCATCATAAGAGAAGATATGGTGACTGCactatgaaagaatgaaaattactttcaaaaaagtcacaaatatttgaataaaaattaaaagactttCTACCTCCCAGCATTCTTTGTGCAAGAATGTAACAAGTACCATCTGCGACCTAGAGATCTCAGAGCACCCTGACTCAGTAATTAATTAAACTGCTGAACTActgcatgaagaaataaaaaattctctCTAGACTAAAGTATTGCTGCAAACATCATTATGGAGTCATTTTACCACCACACAGCTGGTTCATGTCTCAGCTTAGTTCCTCAGGTATAacataaacatataaataataaCATGCTTTTTTATGCATGACATAAATGGGGAAGTAAAGAAAGGCCCACCCCAGAACTGGTGAAGGGGAGAAGTGGTCTTACATGGAAGTAGTGAGGTTATGAGCAAAGGTTCGTGAGGAACCTATGTCTGGAATAGCAGAGGACACGCAGGGCATATGCTGCACTGGCACAGGTGTGCAAGAAATCTGGAACTGGAGCAGCATGTAGGAGAGAGATGCAGCAGAGCAATCTTGTGACATGGTGGTTGAGTTGTGTGGTGAGACTGTGAGATTAGAGAAGTAAGTAGACTACAATACCTGGTAAGCGATGGCGAGCCCTCCAGTGTCAGCTGTATTCTCCAACAGTGTAAAAGTACCATTGACCTTAAATCCATAGCTTTCATACTGTTCAACCAAGCAGTCTATAGATTTCTGTAGTGCACTCCTGTTGCATCTAGGACAGCCCCCAGGCagcactgtggggaaaaaaaaaaatcctagaaagtAAAGGTATTTCTGGCATTCACCTGTATTCCTCACATTAATCACTGAGTCTTCAGTCATCATGGCCTGGAATGGGTTTTCCTTAGCTTCATCTCCCTTAATAATATATGTATACATTCATATAGGGACCAGGATTTAAGATCCCCTGAGGGAAAGTACCACTGGGGACCTAGAAGAGTAAACAAAGACACCACAGCCAGTACCCACCATAACCATAGAATGTGTGAAGAAGTTCATGTGCCATGAAGACCCCGATGGCTCCAAAgttcacagcactgaaaaataaacatgaaaagagtgcttttgaaaagaaaatgagggtAGGTGAGCATTCTTTATAGCCACTGAGCACAACTGTGGGCTGCACAGGAGCATTCTACTCTGAGAGCACACAGAAGCACTTTCTATTTATTGTCTCTCAGATGTGGTACagtgtaaaaatacaaatacaagtGTAAATTACTCTACCAATGCTTAAAATTGTACTATGAGTTTGCATGAAAGTATTTGTAGCTAATAAGCCATCATAATAATGATGCATCTGTGAATGAGATTCTGCCTTTATTAACTCTAATGACATATATTGTTGTTGAGATATGTCCTTATTTCCCCACTGCTGGCTGAACTGCTGCACAAACAGTAACTGCAATGATAATCATACAAAAGCAGGATGGTTGGAGAAGCAATCTTGCAACAGTGTCTAGTGAAAAATGATACATAAAACTGGCAAGGCAAACTAAAATCATGAAAGTTTGACTACAGTTACTCTGGTCTAACATTGGTGATCTTGCTACAAGCAAGAGGTTGTACTAGAGACCTCCAGTTCTTTCCAATCAgaatttctatgattctatgcaatGAATTTACAAATAGTCACACAAGTAAGGGTACACTCAAAATGCATTTCCATAATATTAAATGATGGgctaattttttctttacatgcaCTGATTAATGCTGCTGAAGCATGAAATGATTGTAGTAGATCATTATTACATCACTGGGAACTCAGTAGGAAGTGACAAGAACAGAACAACTTATCTTCTCTTAGAACTGCTCTTTCAGAAGCTCTGTAGTTGATAACTTATAattgttgcccagagaagttgtggatgccccatcattgcaAGTggtcaaggtcaggttggatggggctttgagcaacctgatctagtgaaagatgtccctgcccatgtcagggcggttggactagatatctttaaaggtctcttccaaatcaaaccattctatgattctataacaaTTGTACTGTTTTGCtgacttcttattttaaaaattatcctcACAGTCACCTGAATTGGCTTTTGTCAGTAATTGGCTTTTGTCAGTAAAGTTTAAACTTTGGAGCATCACAAAACactgaatacaaaagaaataagaagCTGTAGACactttttcagaaaggaagaatatGGTAAGTGACAGCCCATaccactggaaaaaatatttttttctattactctTTTGAGGTGTCCTGTTCTTCATACTATAATGAATTCATGAAATACTGCAAGCACTAGAAGATGTCATACAACTAGTGGTAGAagaccaccatggagaaaataattacttctaACTGAGATGTGTTTCTTTCAAACTTCAGCCTCTTGCCACAGTGTGAGCTTATCTTTCAGTACAATGGGATTAGGAGAAATATCTATCCATTATCATGAAAAAAGGacatcaaataatatttttacagtcAACTGTTTACAGTCAACAGTGCTTTTAATATCAGAAAAATATTGCTTAACAGATCTGCTCCATATGATGAAAGAACCCAGCTATAAGAGTATGGTCTACAGTGGTGTCatttttgcagaattaaaaatgtatttgcttattagagaaggtttctttaaaaaaaggaagataagaaCTTTGTTTGGTCCATTCTGACAAGAAGTTGCTCTGTGGATTAGATTTCTATGGGTTAGATTTCAGGAATTCTTGGAATCTAGAAAATGAGAGGCAAAGGTGAAATGTCGTCTTTGCAGTTAACCTACATGAGACTTCTGCCTCTTTGCTCTGCAGTAATATACTTGGCTTAGCTTAGTTTCACCTAGATTCTGATTTTGCTCCAGCAGAGTCAATGATCACACTCTTTCAGAATTCATAAGGCAGTAACCATTTGGCTttacaaaaagctatttttcccccttttactGTGTCTTTCTGGGATGCAGTAAGAAAAAGACGTTAAAGACAGACCCGTTAAAATTCTTCCTGGAAACATGGTGCAGCCAAGGTACTACATTCAGCTTCCACCTTTGCAGCCCCTCCATACCTGGGAAACTCCATGTGGAAAAAAGGGCTGCGGAACATTCCAGCAGGAAAGACCACCATGTGGTGCCTTATTGAGTAGTATGAATGCACAGTCCACGGGGACACATGCCAGctagaagcagaaaaagagaaatgagagaagatATTAACTCCTTGTCTCATACCGTGCTCCTTTCCTCCACTGGGCTTGCAAAAATGGTCTGCTCAGTACAACTGTTcatacagcagcagcaaattatGAAATTCACATTATCTAGAGTTAAAGGTGTTTGAAATGAACCTTCACTTGTTTACAGATGGTCAGAGCTAGTAGCTTAGCTTTCACACACACTAAGGGATTCACCTTCACAACTTCCCTGTCAAGCAAGTCAGGATTAGTAACCTCCTGTGAAGTCCTGCACAGAATTCTCTTCAGGCGGTGTAAGGTCCCAAGCATGCCTGTCAGTGCTGCCTGCCTTCTGAAGCATCCTATGTCCTGCCTTTGAGGTGACCCTGCCAGCATTCATGTCATCACAGtgctttgctgtttgctttgctgcTAAGTTCAGGAGAATGAGCTATCCCCATTACTCAAGGGCTCATGGGTAAAAAGATTCCTTCTTCAGGGGTTTGGGGCTCCCTTCAcaatggtgggggttttttggtagcaTGAGCTCAGGCTGAATACAAGACAGGCTGCCAGATTCAAGGCTTTTTTAAGCAGGCTGCAGCAATGCAGCCTTGCAGCAAAGAGGGACGACAGCATCTTGTCTTGCATTAGAAGTGTCActagcaggtcaagagaggtgattatGCCCCTCTATTCAGGACTGGTGAAACCACATCTGGAAGTACTGTGTCTGGatctgccccctgccccccctgccctcccccttcttccccagtaaaagagagacatagacatacagttggacacagtcctgagtgacctgctctagctgatcctgctttgagccgGAGGGTTGGTCTAGGTgatctccacaggtcccttccaacctcagttacTCCACAAGTGTGTGATTCTGTTATATTTTTCAGATCAGTATCTGACACTTACTTATCCTGTGAGTGATGCTGAAGGAGTTTCAAGTAGGAATTTTCCCTCAGTACTTTCAAGCAAGCCACCACATTGAGGAAAAAAGTGTCTTCATTTATCTCCAACTGAGGGAAGAGACAGGTAATGTGACTGTCATAGGACATGAGTGAGGCATGAATTGGACAgtatgagaaagagaaaagtcCCACAGGTCAAAAAAGGGTTCATCAAAAGACAAACCAATTGAatacttgtgtttttttctgtcccaGTTCTAAAGACCTTCAATTTAAGATATGACAGGAATATTATCTGCAAGCCAAACAGAACATATAAGCAGGTCACAACCAATTTCCATCAGGCCAGCCACTCTAAATAGGAGACAGCACAGGCAACATACAGAAGCAATAGATAAAGGTTCTCTGGGTCCATATGTTCTCAGAAAACGAACAGTAGGAAATGTGCATTGCTCCAGAGGCCATAGCCTCTTTTAGCAGCAGACAAGATAGCAGTTGGTACAGGTAAACTGCCAATAATGAGGCAGGCATGTTTACATTATATAGCTCACATTCTGGTATTCCAGGTTCACTTTGGCAGTCTGGAGTATGTGAGCTGGATAGCCAATCTCCACTTGTAGTTTGGAAACCTAAAATCACAATAAACAAACAgatgaacaaaaagaaacatgACCAATAGGAGGCTTTACATTCTAGAAGTTCTTTTTAAACTCTATTTCTAAACAACCTAAATATGATCTGTGAATCAGCCCTTCAAAATGACAGCTACTCTTTTTCAACAAGACATCTCTTGCTACTTTGCTTTCTTAACTCAATGACCTGAGGCTAATGTTGTTCTACTCTTCCTTTATAGCATTGTTTTCTGGCATTCAGCTTTGTAGATTTTAGCCTCTCTAGGTGTATAAAACTGAATTGTATCTCAATACAATTAATTCAGAGTATCTATGGACAAACAAACACTGAGCCTCTCTATGCCTACACATCAATGTATGATCACACGTGCATGATGGCACTTATAAAACCACCTACAATTTTCAGTGTGTATAAGATATCTATTTAAGATTGTGTGCCTGTAGAAGCAGATAGGAATATGTAAAGTTGCAGGCCCCTTCCATTCCTTCTCCAAAGGCTTCAGGGAAAGGAAGGCCTCAATAACTTCTGCCTTCTGCACGCACCAAGACTTTAGCCTGTTGGCGAGTCTGTTCATCCATCCACTCCAACTGATCCAGTTGACCATAGAGGGCATCTTGGATCTCAGAGAACATCTGCTCAGCCTGCCATGGAGAAAAGAAGGCACGGtcagaactgcagaaaaacatTGTTCAGGCTTAGCTACCATCTTCCCATGTTCCAGCAATTCAATCACAGAATAACTGGGGGAAAATTCCTCTTCTTGTGATGAAAGAGGACATTTCAGTTTCCACAATGATTTAGGCTTAAGTTATTTGGCATCCAGTGGTTCCTCACAGGGCTCACCATTATCTCCCACACACCTTTTCATCTTGATTCTCACGGTAACTAAGAGggaaacataattatttttcattcagtcCCTGTTGGGATAGGAATGGTCCAAATGATTGCCCCACTTCTTGAGTGAAATGAAAATTCAGCATCCACAAGTATTTCATGCTAGTGTGTCCCTCTCTGAAGTTACGGCAATCAGTCTCTCCTTCACAAAATTATGTTTAGTGCACTCAGCTTTGTGCTTCACTACACGTAGTCCTAGTTTTCCCATTAACTTTTCTTGGGGTTATTTACTCTTGTCACTTTACAAACTGCAAACTCTTTATAAAACCTGGTGCCTACACTAACTTccctcaaaagaaaaaggaactctgatcatcaaagggaaaaaaaaatcttttccacacTACAGGCAAGTGCTCCTTTTAGTGTGGATCCACTCAGAATGTTTCGGCATTGATTCATTTCTGTACAACTGGTCATATGATGGCTTTGCAATTGAAAATCTTATTTAAATATGTCAGATTGGTGATGAATACTGTCAATACTAACTGTCATTCCAGGAAGCACACTGAGGTTGCATGCATTTGTAGGGCTGTGATAGGTATTGGTGTTGCACACATGACTTTGCTAACAGTTGAGATAAAGATAACAACTGGTAATTTAGCACTGATTATTCTAGCAATGACAGCAACGTCTTGTTCTGACATCTTTCATTCccaaaaaaggaggggaagtATGTAAGTATGGGAATATATAAAAAGGTATAAAACCTACACATGATTTTGCTGCCTTGATGTGGTCTTAAGTTGGcatgtcaaaaaaagaaatagatgaaGCTGAGCTCTGCTTGGGGGTTAGGAGGATGAATACCTACAAGTTTCTTGGTCTGCTGAGGGAAAATTTCTTGCACAATCATCTGCCCTAGAACTGGCTCAAAGAAAGAGCTGGTATCAGTCAAGCACTTCCTCCAGCGCTCAGCTGGGATCTgtaagaacagagaaataaatagagACACATGAGAGTGAGGACAAAGAGATAAGATGACAGTAAAAAGATATGTAAACGTGCAGTCAGTAGCATATACACTGCTATCTAAAAAATGACAGCAGTGAATGATAAGTAATGTAGTTCCATTTAAGCTACCTCAGAAAACTTTAATCAAGTAAAACATTGATTTCCTTATGATTTACTCCACTTACTTTCACACAAGATGAAGATTCATATGCTAGTTTAGACAAATACATAGAAGAAAGGTGACTATTGTTCCCTATCCCATGATACAGTGCACTTAGCTCTCTAAAGTTTTGTGTCATGTCTACTCCCACATTTCTTtgagaaaaaggaagcatttaataGCCTAGTGAGAGTAGTTTTCCTCCCTAAATCTAAGAAACTCCATCCAGACAAGGCATCAAGAGAACATCCAGAAGGGGTGTCCTAGGGTGttcagctgctggggaggctgaagAAGATGGTTAAAGGCTAACTCACCATTTTAGATCCCATTTTCCCATAAAGAATCTTAGATAGCTCCAGGCGTGCATCTTGGAATCGACTGTCAAGGGCTGGGGAGAGATTCCCAACCAGACAAACAATCATATAAATGTGAAGGACCCTGtaggaaaatgacattttaaaagactgaagatTGAAGGCTGGTCACTATAAACACAGAGGCGTGGCAAGTGTCAGAGGAATAATTTGAGGCAGAGGAACCCTAGTAACCTGAACAATGACAACAAAGTACTCTGAATGGACTACACCTGCAGCTTTTAAAGGAGGATGATTTGACATGAGTCAACCAAAGAAACTCTCTCCCCAGAAGACCGAGAAGACTCAAGGGGCAATTGCCTGCTGGGACACAGGATTCTTTATGGGAAGCAGGAGAAAGAGCATTTTTAGAATTGCGTGAAACTTATTATAGAATATTTTGAGGGGTCTGTGGGATTCTGTGAGAGTTATTATGGGGTGTTTATGGGAAGgaccaaaggcagggaaagagaaggatCGTGGTGGATTGTGGGGGAACACGTGTGGGAAAATGGAGAGGAAGTGTGGTAAGAGGGAATGGTTAAGCGTAAACTTGTGGCTTGCAAGGACGTCTGTCTGATTGAGCCCTGCACATGGTCACAAGAACCTGTCCTATGTTATTAAATGGGATTCTTACATAACATTCTATTCTGTGTGTGTGGATGGGACTGGATACTGGAGAGACAAGGAGTCCGAGAGTTGACTACTGGAGGGACTTTGGTTCAAGCTAGCTGCTTGAAAGAGCAGGGGTCAGAGAGTTGGCGATTGGAGAGACTAGAGGTTTGGACCAGCCACTGGAGACATCTGCTTGTATATGCACATTTGTAATAGGAAGAGACCAGAATACCAGCAACCAAAGTAGGGCTGCAAGACTCAAGGGCTCATATACCCGGGTACCAGCAGCTGTAGACACCAGGGGATCTAGGGCCAGCTTCTGGGCAGATTGAATATCTAAGAGCAGCTATTGGAGTGATCCATATTTTGTGTGTACATATTTCACTAGTATAGACCAATCCTgatcagctggagaggaggaataGGATCAGGCTGTCTGAGCTGTTCATGTTTGTATGAGTGCTATAGGTGGGTGGGTGCCAGTAAAGGCACTGTGTTCCATCTCTTTTGATCTGTGTgacacatatgtacatatatttatatgtgtgtacatatatagtgTGTGCATGCACAAGCCTATTGGGAATATATGCTAAGCCTTAGTACTGGCTAAACCCGTGGACAGAGAGCCACAGCAGCCTTGAAATTGTTAGGTTACTGAATTCAGAAGCATCTAACATAGACCTCTTTAATTTATGGTATCTGAAGTTAATATTTCTTGAGgcatcaacaacaacaaccatAGATATTGACTCTTACCTTTCCTTGTGCCATTGTTCGATGAGCTGTGACATGCCTCTTAAGTAATCCATGTCATGCACCGCAATTGGCTGAGAGAGGTTTATTGGCATAGGATGGAAGACAGCCTGGAGACATGACAGCCAGTCAATAGCAGGTGCCTTTTCCTAGAAGTAAAACAAAGCTTACATGCTGAACTATGAATATAAATTGACTGACAAGAAATAGGGAAACTGGGATAGTCTCTCTTATACTGTTAAGAGATACTTTCAAcaagttaaactgtttttatgatACGGGTATTGATTATAGTAGAAAAGGagaattgacttttttttaattgaattaatactggggaggggagagagttGTCGGCCTGAAAAATCCAACTGTTGTCAATAAAAGACCGTAAGTTAATAGGTTGTTTAAAGCTCAACAGACTCCAGGTGTAAGTTGCAAGGGAATGGCATCTAAACAGAGTGTCTCATATCTCTTTTGATCTGGATCTTCAGAATATGAATGTCACACGTAATTGTGTTGCTCACGTTCTAAGACATAGATACCTGTAGCTCCCTAATGGTAGTGCGAAAGAACAGCATCCCCCTCTGCTGTCTTTCCTGCAGTGGGGTGACAACTTGCTGAAGGTTAGAGATGAAGGACAAGGTAAGGGAAAAGGAATCAGGGGGACCATCCTGTGGGCCTCCAAGTAGGCCCCCTAGTTTCTTCAAATATGAGAGATACACACGGAGAACCTGCAATACAGAGCATATGACCAGTGGGAGAAACATGACTGAAACTTAGTCACcccattcatccatccatccatccatccatccatccatccaaccatACATCTTGACCATATAAACTCCAATCTTTCAAAACTACTGCAGCCCTGTCCCTAAAACTGTCTTCTTCACTGCAACATCCTTATCTAATTCATCATGTGGAATACATTTTGCCAAGTACAGCTCCTCTCTCAGTGAAGAACACTGAATTCCCAAAAGGTTATTTTTGTCCCAGCTTACAATTATATTAAATACCAGAATCATTTTAGAGATATAGGCTTGCCATCTCTGGAGTCAAAGGAGAGAGATGTAGTGATATAATGAGCCAGTATTTTTGATGGAGAGAAAATGCCAGCTTCTTGATTCTGTGTTCATGAGGTATCAAAGGAATGCTTGTGATGGGTAGACAGGCTTATTTTTTTGAGGACTCTTCTGAAAGAGTCAGGCTGAGAAACTGAAATCAACGCAGTTTTTATAAAGTTCAGAAAAATGACAGAGCTGTGATGAAATTAACTTTGTTGCAATAACTCACAAGGTCAAAGAGCTTGTTTCCCCAGCTTAggttaaaacatgttaaaataactttaaaaatgctaGCTACCCCTCCCCCAATACACAGATTTTAAGTTATAAAGCCTCACTTTGGACAAGAACATTTTTCCTAAACATTCATTCAAGGTGAAACCTAGAGGGAAGCCCAGGTTCATATTACTTagcaaatacaaattaaaactaTAACATTCTGTTTCTACACTAGAAGTTTTAAACCTGGTGCCTAAAAATGCGTTACACTTTACAAACTATCTTTTTGGAAAAGTAGAGAGTTTTGTAAAGAATTCCTTCTGGAGACATTTTCAGAGGTCACTGACCGTAACCCATGGAAACAGACCACTCTGAACCAGGAGGCAATTCAAGGAGATCTCTACACCAAATAGCTATTTTTACCTTTCTTCAGCGTCTGATATGTTACCTCaagataatttttctctttgaatttaCTCTCAGGTGGCATCTCAAACTCAGGATGGTCAATCTGCAAAGAGGAGTAAAGGAAACATCTCACTATTTCCAGAAACACTGGAAATGTGAGGATATGGTCAACACGCTTTGCTAAATTCTGTGTCACAGaatttgaaatgttaataaattgcttttacttttgGAAAACGTTTGCTAAGTGATTTTTGTGGATCTGTCATCTTCTACAGCTCATTTACAAGCTCATTACAAATCTGTGGTGACTGATATTCAAATGTAAACCACATGGTTAAATATTTCTACATggtgcactggttttggctgggaaagagtcaattttcttcataatggcttgtatggggctatgttttggatttgtcatgaaaacagtgttggtaacaaagggatgttttagttattgctgagcagtgcttacgcagagtcaaggccttttctgctcctcacaccaccctgccagcaagtaggctgggggtgcacaagaagttagaaggggacacagctgggacagctgaccccaactgaccaaagggatattccataccatatgacatcatactaaaaaataaaagtggGGGTGAAGGAGGTTGGCCAGGGCTGCCattgcttgggaactggctgggcagtggtcagttggtggtgagcaattgggttttttttgcatcactcctttttttctttcttttttttttctttaattatgaaattgtctttttctcaacccatgagttttcacacttttacccttctgatttgctcccccatcccactgggtgggggagtGAACGagaagctgtgtggtgcttagctgcctaccaggtttaaaccacaacagtgagCTGCAAAATTCATAGTACACTATGTGTATTACACACTTAGAACTTTATTCTGGAGTCCATTATTCTACTAGTCATACCCGTGAACATAAGAAGAACCAGACCCTTCCACGACGAAGTCCAATCTACACTGTCAGGcagaagagatgagagaaaaTAAGCAATTTATTCTTTCTCATCTGCTCATTTTCCAGAAATAAGTGCTTTTTATGTAATAAAACCAAGAAGTTTAATGAAATTTAGGAAAACTTTCCTCAGAGAAGAACATAGGCTTAACTTGAGCAAGTCTGGGTCTCATGGACTCTTTATTCCCAGTGCTTcctgataattttctttctttagtccACTCACCTGAATAATATTGGTCTTGAGGTCAAAAGGACTAGGTCCCACATGGACTCTGAAAAAGGGAAAGGTGCTGTATCTGCCCATGAGAGTCTGAAGagtttcattaaaatcttttgcTTTCCCCACACCTGTGGTATTCCATCCACCAACctagagagggagagagacagcaTGACAGCAGGTGACAAAAACACTTGTTTGATccacatttacaaaatgtttttttcactcCTATGAGCTCAGTCATTATGACAACTGAGAAGCAacaaagcaaacagcaacagGGGAAACCCATGAAGATTTCTACATAGCCTGTTGGCTTTAAAATGACCTGTCACTTTCACTTAAGCAAAGCAATGAACTGCAAAATGACACAGGGAAAAGGAATTATAATTATCAACAGAACAAAGTGttcaggaaaaaagcaggagaaggcaAGAGGAAAGAGGTCTCATTTTTCTAAAGCCATCCAGAAGGACAACCAGGGATCAGGGATTACAGGTCCCACCTCCCTGACAAGCAGAATCACAGGTGGGCCTGCAGTCACTGTTCCTTCTGCTGGAAGGAAGGTTCTGCATCCTCCTTGGAGACGGCATAAATGCCCTTTGCTGGCAGGAAGACATACAACCCTCCCTGGCACTGAGAGGAGTCTCCcagaatggaaagagaagcattttcctctttaaacaaGCTCCCCTGAAGTCTGGAATAGTGGATTGCCATTACTTAGACACAAAAATTTCACCCATTTTGCAAGATGTTCCCTCATCTGTAAGTTGGATCCTATTGAACTGAGCTTCTGAGATTAAAAGTGATCCCTCTTTGCAGTCTTGGTTGTTGTACAGTCCTAAAGTAATATGTAAGGTCATGAGGAAAGATTCAGGTACCTGATGTCAGAAGACCAAATCTTGAAACAGCATTTAAAGGTAAATTTGTCACTTAGAAGTTCTGCTGTGAACCATGAGCTTATTTCAGGGCCAGGTGCTAGAAAAATTCCATCATGTAGGACCATATGACCCTAACTTCacactttccttttccctgcaggaattatctgctggagggagagggaataGCACAAACATTCACCTGATTCAGGAGGTCCTTCAATGGTTGAGTTCCTTGCGATTCTATCCGTTGGGTATCCATGCAGGAGCGATAGAACTGGATTGCTTTCTCCTTAGCTGAGCCTCTTATCCCAAACTGTGGgccctctgaggaaaaaaaaatagatgaaaaactacgaaagtggtaaaaaaaaaaagttggggaAGTATTAGAGCAGAGAAAAGTTGTAAGAAAATATTACACTGCACTTTTTGATTCAGAATAATTTAGT
The genomic region above belongs to Mycteria americana isolate JAX WOST 10 ecotype Jacksonville Zoo and Gardens chromosome 1, USCA_MyAme_1.0, whole genome shotgun sequence and contains:
- the KEL gene encoding kell blood group glycoprotein; translated protein: MRTLPETCDQELRTGAKKERCLQGKSLLLCTLLLSTLLGFILLITSYIMMTCGLGSCDAKLGLTLLARLLNSRNDTVDPCEDFYKYACGSWEGKHSSRTTEESLNVFDVLLEENQLILKRLLEGPQFGIRGSAKEKAIQFYRSCMDTQRIESQGTQPLKDLLNQVGGWNTTGVGKAKDFNETLQTLMGRYSTFPFFRVHVGPSPFDLKTNIIQIDHPEFEMPPESKFKEKNYLEVLRVYLSYLKKLGGLLGGPQDGPPDSFSLTLSFISNLQQVVTPLQERQQRGMLFFRTTIRELQEKAPAIDWLSCLQAVFHPMPINLSQPIAVHDMDYLRGMSQLIEQWHKERVLHIYMIVCLVGNLSPALDSRFQDARLELSKILYGKMGSKMIPAERWRKCLTDTSSFFEPVLGQMIVQEIFPQQTKKLAEQMFSEIQDALYGQLDQLEWMDEQTRQQAKVLVSKLQVEIGYPAHILQTAKVNLEYQNLEINEDTFFLNVVACLKVLRENSYLKLLQHHSQDNWHVSPWTVHSYYSIRHHMVVFPAGMFRSPFFHMEFPSAVNFGAIGVFMAHELLHTFYGYVLPGGCPRCNRSALQKSIDCLVEQYESYGFKVNGTFTLLENTADTGGLAIAYQAYKNWLKKHKEEKDLPKIGLSNDQLFYLSFAHAMCGHQDPEKLESSLNTDPHSPLPLRVCGPVSNSQDFAKHFHCSSGTPMNPDNKCHIW